A genomic region of Anopheles coustani chromosome 3, idAnoCousDA_361_x.2, whole genome shotgun sequence contains the following coding sequences:
- the LOC131266353 gene encoding uncharacterized protein LOC131266353 — MWWRSHTTTVLLLVAFGRDVGSRIYIENGNDAFTADPPEFTEKDDVYSSEPACRISLNRDLNIMQPLLLEPGSERFIWPQLNGTTIALDYGQPVELYCSHGFRKGSPGGSSKSAIVTCAGNDGLGYQTERHNISAFSCQRPVFHVAERTAGRCFGNGTIVRVGFELGQDRFAKLYEVCFDETRLSSHYVKYRLAAHNNHHQRAVKRPSFLQGAFFSDLKVGSLYSFATQHATLERILGSKARADALLDSKKGMFFARGHLAAKSDFVFGSHQRASFWLMNVAPQWQRFNGFNWQRIETGVKSYVADRDLQLTVYTGTYGVLELPDGNGDQREIYLDFDPTRDPPGRVPVPQLFYKVLLDEENQAGLALIGVNNPYVTQEEIAQEYVVCRDVSAEITWLRWRRESVLDGYSYACDVNDFNAVTGHLVIDQPILNLLL; from the exons atgtgGTGGCGAAGCCATACGACGACGGTACTACTGCTGGTGGCGTTCGGGAGGGACGTGGGTTCGCGAATTTACATTGAAAATGGCAACGACGCTTTTACTGCCGATCCCCCCGAGTTTACGGAGAAAGACGATGTGTACAGCTCCGAACCTG CTTGCAGGATCTCGCTAAATCGTGATCTTAACATAATGCAGCCGTTACTTCTGGAACCAGGTAGCGAGAGGTTCATATGGCCTCAGTTGAACGGCACCACCATTGCCTTGGACTATGGGCAGCCAGTGGAGTTGTACTGTTCGCACGGCTTCCGGAAGGGTTCACCCGGCGGTAGCTCCAAATCAGCCATCGTCACCTGCGCGGGTAACGATGGTCTCGGTTATCAAACGGAGCGCCACAACATCTCGGCCTTCAGCTGCCAACGTCCAGTGTTCCACGTCGCCGAACGCACCGCAGGCCGATGCTTCGGCAATGGGACGATCGTTCGCGTAGGGTTCGAACTAGGCCAGGACCGGTTTGCCAAACTGTACGAGGTCTGCTTCGACGAGACGCGACTCAGTAGCCACTACGTCAAGTATCGGCTGGCGGCGCACAACAATCATCACCAGCGTGCGGTCAAGCGGCCGTCATTTCTGCAGGGTGCGTTCTTCTCCGACCTCAAGGTGGGATCGCTGTACTCATTCGCGACCCAACACGCCACCCTGGAGAGGATATTAGGGTCGAAGGCTCGCGCCGATGCCCTGCTCGATAGCAAGAAGGGTATGTTCTTTGCCCGCGGACACCTGGCGGCCAAGTCTGACTTCGTGTTCGGGTCGCACCAGCGCGCATCCTTCTGGCTGATGAACGTGGCGCCCCAGTGGCAGCGCTTCAATGGGTTCAACTGGCAGCGCATCGAGACGGGCGTGAAGTCCTATGTGGCCGACCGAGACCTCCAGCTGACGGTGTATACCGGGACGTACGGGGTGCTCGAGCTGCCGGACGGAAACGGTGACCAGCGTGAGATCTACCTCGACTTCGACCCGACGCGAGACCCGCCTGGTCGCGTACCTGTGCCACAGTTGTTCTACAAGGTGTTGctcgatgaagaaaatcaggCTGGATTAGCGTTGATCGGAGTGAACAATCCATACGTCACACAGGAAGAGATTGCACAGGAGTACGTGGTGTGTCGGGATGTCAGTGCGGAGATCACTTGGTTGCGATGGCGTCGGGAATCCGTCCTGGACGGCTACTCCTATGCGTGTGATGTGAACGACTTCAACGCGGTCACAGGTCATCTGGTAATCGATCAACCCATCCTCAATCTGTTGTTATAG
- the LOC131266346 gene encoding uncharacterized protein LOC131266346 has product MLTSTQTWTVVTATLALSCLISAKIMITKVDYESNPNYLTMKVQVHNETEGSTVDVDGTLFLDVYQGIHVTIDLDSKMDGEYMTMIGTSKELCSKEDNGIDPVVPLLNEELEKFGNLTFGCPYYKGYYRMRRFRMSDDHMLVKMVPPGQYVVKMNLKHQQENDTKMVQVYKLSFFFEIS; this is encoded by the exons ATGTTAACGAGTACCCAAACATGGACGGTGGTGACTGCAACATTGGCATTATCGTGTCTG ATCTCGGCGAAGATTATGATCACCAAGGTTGACTACGAGTCGAACCCGAACTACCTGACGATGAAGGTGCAGGTGCACAACGAAACCGAGGGCAGCACGGTGGACGTGGACGGGACTCTGTTCCTCGACGTGTATCAGGGCATTCACGTCACCATCGATCTGGACTCGAAGATGGACGGCGAGTACATGACGATGATCGGGACGAGCAAGGAGCTGTGCAGCAAGGAGGACAACGGGATCGATCCGGTGGTGCCACTGCTGAACGAGGAGCTGGAAAAGTTCGGCAACCTAACCTTTGGCTGTCCGTACTACAAG GGATACTACCGTATGCGTCGGTTCCGGATGAGCGACGACCATATGCTGGTGAAGATGGTTCCACCCGGACAGTACGTGGTCAAGATGAACCTCAAACATCAGCAGGAAAACGACACCAAGATGGTGCAGGTATACAAATtatcgtttttcttcgaaatTTCATAA
- the LOC131262775 gene encoding apyrase-like → MARLGFSLWTLMFFVIAALVSEVRTANVPSPGTFPLTLIHINDLHARFDETSQKSTACSNSQECIAGIARVYHTIKELKSKYKAQNPLYLNAGDNFQGTLWYNLLRWNVTAHLIKQLPPDAMTLGNHEFDHSPKGLAPYLRELETKHIPTVVANLEMNGEPALKQSQIARSVILNVAGTNVGVVGALYDKTHLVAQTGKVTFTDAIDAVRKEAQELKKKNVNIIVVLSHCGLDVDKQLAEKAGDHFDVIVGAHSHSLLLTKKDNIPYDKKYDTIEGDYPLVVNKGNNHKVLITQARSYGKYVGRLTVYFDQKGEVQSWEGHPIYMDHSVKQDQGILEELKPWRKEVERLGTQTIGRTDVFLDRESCRWCECTLGSLVADAFAANYTTSSRKPVAIVQAGNFRNPIKKGDVTNGLAIEAAPYGSSVDMVKLTGADLWKAIDHSFTLDDEFRFNTMQVSGLKVVADLTRKPYERVQSIEVLDAKGAKKPLDKQGAYYVVAPSYLADGKDGFEMMKNGKERVKGPLDSDVLIDFIRKQKHIQPDRFKEQRVIISKHTNGTCSWDMDGERFKPK, encoded by the exons ATGGCTCGCCTTGGGTTCAGTTTGTGGACGCTGATGTTCTTTGTCATTGCCGCGTTGGTATCGGAAGTTCGTACCGCAAACGTTCCCAGCCCGGGCACTTTCCCGCTTACCCTCATCCACATCAACGATCTGCACGCACG GTTTGACGAAACGAGCCAAAAGTCGACGGCTTGCAGTAACTCGCAGGAATGTATCGCCGGAATAGCGCGCGTATACCACACGATCAAGGAGCTGAAGAGCAAATATAAGGCGCAGAATCCACTGTACCTAAACGCTGGCGATAACTTCCAGGGTACGCTATGGTATAACTTGCTCCGCTGGAACGTGACCGCACATTTGATCAAACAGCTACCTCCGGATGCGATG ACCCTCGGAAACCACGAGTTTGACCACAGCCCGAAAGGTCTCGCACCGTATCTGAGGGAGCTGGAAACGAAGCACATCCCAACCGTGGTTGCTAACCTGGAAATGAACGGAGAACCGGCACTGAAGCAGTCCCAAATTGCACGCAGCGTCATCTTGAACGTTGCCGGCACGAACGTGGGAGTAGTTGGTGCCTTGTACGACAAAACTCAC CTGGTTGCCCAAACCGGTAAGGTTACGTTTACCGATGCCATCGACGCGGTACGCAAGGAGGCCCAAgagctgaagaagaagaacgtaaacatcATCGTGGTGCTCTCCCACTGCGGGCTCGATGTGGACAAACAGTTGGCCGAGAAGGCGGGTGACCATTTCGATGTGATCGTCGGAGCCCACTCCCATTCGCTGCTGCTGACGAAGAAGGACAACATTCCCTACGATAAGAAGTATGACACCATTGAAGGAGATTACCCGCTGGTGGTTAACAAGGGTAACAATCATAAG GTGTTGATAACGCAAGCTCGATCGTACGGAAAATACGTCGGCAGGCTGACGGTTTACTTCGACCAAAAGGGTGAGGTCCAGAGCTGGGAAGGCCATCCGATCTACATGGACCACTCGGTCAAACAGGACCAGGGCATTCTGGAGGAACTCAAACCGTGGCGCAAAGAGGTGGAGCGTCTAGGGACGCAGACTATCGGGCGAACGGATGTTTTCCTCGATCGAGAGTCCTGCCGTTGGTGCGAATGCACACTTGGGAGTCTCGTTGCAGATGCGTTCGCTGCTAAT TACACAACTTCCTCTCGTAAACCAGTGGCAATCGTGCAGGCAGGAAATTTCCGGAATCCCATCAAAAAGGGCG ACGTCACCAATGGCCTGGCAATCGAGGCAGCTCCGTACGGCTCGTCGGTGGACATGGTGAAGCTCACCGGGGCCGACCTCTGGAAGGCGATCGATCATTCATTCACGCTGGACGATGAGTTCCGGTTCAACACGATGCAGGTGTCGGGCCTGAAGGTGGTTGCCGACCTGACGCGAAAACCGTACGAGCGTGTGCAGAGCATCGAGGTGCTGGACGCGAAGGGAGCGAAGAAACCGCTCGATAAACAGGGTGCCTACTATGTCGTCGCGCCGTCCTACCTGGCCGATGGCAAGGACGGGTTTGAGATGATGAAAAATGGCAAGGAGCGGGTGAAAGGCCCGCTCGATTCGGACGTGTTGATCGATTTCATACGCAAGCAGAAGCACATCCAGCCTGACCGGTTCAAGGAGCAACGGGTCATCATCTCGAAGCATACGAACGGGACGTGTTCGTGGGACATGGATGGTGAAAGGTTCAAACCGAAGTAA